In Polyangiaceae bacterium, a genomic segment contains:
- a CDS encoding MBL fold metallo-hydrolase has protein sequence MNAARSSLLVALLCLACSKSEPTPAPLVPTPRTLTDHCQSAIGAPRVVTVTPQLFVAVGYDLANTIVLRTPDGNVVVDAMMSPERAAQAKAELSKVAPGPTKALIFTHSHIDHVGGANVWLDEGTEIWATSRFRDHFIKQYGVFQRAERIRGVRQFGRNVDKQSLECSALGKNPDFDLHVGGGIRMPTKTFSEKTSFQVGGVEIQLVEAHGETDDELFVWIPSQKALLPGDNFYRAFPNLYTIRGTRARPVSEWIGSLDAMRRLEPEHLVPSHTVPVSGKEAVRKALVTYRDGIAYVRNAVVQGANAGRSVDELADTIHLPPHLANAPELAELYGQVDWSVRAIYDNELGWFDGSAESLYPLPKRELSKRELEAMGGTAKVLEMAKQALDGGDARWAMHLLAKLEDAADDSARKELKPLFARALRGVGQDVYNTNGRGYLLQTALEAEGKDSTLKPEVSDTLLSELPVSTFFDTMATRLKTDEAKDVQETLKIQFKDLDESVFVTVRNGVAEIAMGDPLPGTPEPFATLRTDSLTWKRMALGKDNPLAASLDKRLTIDGELLRVRRFTERFEKGL, from the coding sequence GCACGCTCGTCGCTGCTGGTTGCGCTGCTCTGCCTCGCTTGCTCCAAGTCTGAGCCCACGCCGGCTCCGCTCGTCCCCACTCCAAGGACGCTGACTGACCACTGCCAAAGCGCAATCGGTGCTCCCCGAGTAGTGACCGTCACGCCCCAGCTGTTCGTGGCAGTTGGCTACGATCTCGCAAACACGATCGTGCTCCGCACACCGGACGGAAACGTCGTAGTCGACGCGATGATGAGCCCAGAGCGCGCAGCCCAAGCGAAGGCGGAGCTCTCCAAGGTTGCGCCTGGCCCCACGAAGGCGCTGATCTTCACCCACAGCCACATCGATCACGTTGGGGGAGCCAATGTGTGGCTGGACGAGGGCACGGAGATCTGGGCGACCTCGCGATTCCGGGATCACTTCATCAAGCAGTACGGGGTGTTCCAGCGTGCGGAACGTATCCGCGGGGTAAGACAGTTCGGACGCAATGTAGACAAGCAATCGCTCGAGTGCTCGGCGCTCGGCAAGAACCCCGACTTTGACCTGCACGTAGGCGGCGGCATTCGCATGCCAACCAAGACGTTCAGCGAGAAGACAAGCTTTCAGGTCGGTGGCGTGGAGATTCAACTCGTCGAGGCGCACGGCGAAACCGACGATGAGCTCTTCGTGTGGATCCCAAGTCAGAAAGCGCTACTCCCGGGGGACAACTTCTATCGCGCTTTCCCGAATCTCTACACGATCCGCGGAACCCGCGCGCGCCCCGTGTCAGAGTGGATTGGCAGCCTTGATGCCATGCGGCGCCTCGAGCCCGAGCACCTGGTGCCGTCCCACACCGTCCCGGTGTCGGGGAAGGAGGCCGTGAGGAAGGCGCTGGTCACTTACCGTGACGGCATCGCCTACGTGCGGAATGCAGTGGTGCAAGGCGCAAACGCCGGACGCAGCGTAGATGAACTGGCCGACACGATTCACCTCCCCCCCCACCTGGCGAACGCACCGGAACTGGCGGAACTCTACGGGCAGGTGGACTGGTCGGTGCGAGCCATCTACGACAACGAACTTGGGTGGTTCGATGGCAGCGCTGAGTCACTCTACCCGTTACCCAAACGAGAGCTGAGCAAGCGGGAGCTCGAAGCCATGGGCGGCACCGCGAAGGTCTTGGAGATGGCCAAGCAGGCCCTGGACGGAGGCGATGCGCGCTGGGCCATGCACCTACTCGCGAAGCTCGAAGATGCCGCAGATGATTCCGCGCGAAAAGAGCTAAAGCCGCTCTTCGCGCGCGCTCTCCGCGGCGTTGGGCAGGATGTCTACAACACCAACGGGCGCGGGTACCTTCTGCAAACGGCGCTCGAAGCCGAAGGCAAAGACAGCACGCTCAAGCCAGAAGTCAGCGATACGCTACTCTCGGAGCTACCCGTCTCGACATTCTTCGACACCATGGCGACACGACTCAAGACCGACGAAGCAAAAGACGTTCAGGAAACGCTGAAGATCCAGTTCAAGGACCTGGACGAAAGCGTGTTCGTTACCGTAAGAAACGGCGTCGCTGAAATCGCCATGGGCGATCCGCTACCTGGGACCCCAGAGCCTTTCGCAACGCTGCGCACGGACAGCTTGACCTGGAAACGCATGGCTCTCGGCAAAGACAACCCACTCGCTGCGAGCCTCGACAAGCGCCTGACCATCGACGGCGAGCTGCTCAGGGTGAGGCGCTTCACAGAGCGCTTCGAGAAGGGGCTATGA